In the Lampris incognitus isolate fLamInc1 chromosome 11, fLamInc1.hap2, whole genome shotgun sequence genome, one interval contains:
- the mcf2lb gene encoding guanine nucleotide exchange factor DBS isoform X9 — protein sequence MEQDSSPLCAAGITPDLRKRFAFLSGGRGHNGSPIIVFPEFPAFGEITEREFHNVLTYLTSVPSLSATGVGFILVIDRRQDRWAAVKGTLLRIAGSFPGNLQLVLVLRPTTLLQRTLSDILFKFNKDEFKMKVPVIMLSSVTELHSYIDRSQLTQELGGTQEYCHEKWISHRTAIEGFALMVKKTAQTLQSFGTELAETELPNDIQATTSLLGTHTDKKDKMKEDLLVALGQGHRLLESINEPVVRDPDHNMNQDELENLATVQRLLSQLDETERAFDEFWVRHQTKLEQCLQLRHFEHDYREVRSQLDQVSEKLATFTEVGISPAHADHIFRELTSYEEKVCEVLDRALALAGEGDELIQNSHYAEDSIQPKCSELRAVSEDLSSTLRAKKDNLLKAMELHHYLERAAKWCDDGIYLLASQPVDKCQSHEGAESALKEVERYLESAGQNRLTDLNIIWREYEAILNQEFRDQVEKVFQKQASMQEMFDKRRISLKKLAAKQTRPVQSVAPRPEAFIKSPLTSPAHRAQQGKNSSDVDSENDVSCKKGDGHLQNGGNSSRPVSLSEEEENLAVLRRHVMNELLETERAYVEELLCVLQGYASEMDNPAMVHLIPLPLQNKKEVLFGNMPEIYHFHKRTFLRELEQYTDCPELVGRCFLERMTDLQIYEKYCHNKPRSESLWRQCSDCAFFQECQKKLEHKLGLDSYLLKPVQRITKYQLLLKELLKYSKGCDGTDDLQEALSSILGILKAVNDSMHLIAITGYEGNLSELGRLLMQGSFSVWTEHKKGHAKVKDLARFKPMQRHLFLHEKALLFCKRREENGEGYEKAPSYSFKQSLSMSAVGITENAKGDNKKFEIWCNSREEVYIVQAPTTEVKTTWVNEIRKVLTTQLEAYREASQQRATEQVFQFPPMSGSVSLSPFKSGQRSLKRGEEKKAEPCSPDANSSSSPKPTGKDETVTSPTSDRAAVAKKRFTLQGLSSLKTQKEPSCTDDKSLTLPVTFLPSAGSPTSPDHKTKRHEIKSDPTPFGFKDTGSPPPHLGTVRWFSTSSLLQAKRRGWTKATLSLDASEENDGYSSAEDPLNSDPEDEGRKKLCAGKYTVVSDYERGGAQELSVKSGDTVQLGKEGDDGQWFVRNLRTGKEGWVAAANLLTMIRESKSCQSLTSSEGSGSGNLSTSSSCSETYTSFSDIKP from the exons GGCTCCTTCCCAGGGAACCTCCAGTTGGTTCTGGTTCTGAGGCCCACCACTCTCTTGCAACGAACCCTGTCAGACATCCTCTTCAAATTCAACAAGGATGAGTTCAAGATGAAGGTGCCG GTGATCATGTTGAGCTCTGTGACGGAGCTCCACTCTTACATAGACCGCAGCCAGCTGACGCAGGAACTCGGAGGAACTCAAGAGTACTGCCATGAGAAGTGGATCTCTCACCGAACT gCCATCGAGGGTTTTGCATTGATGGTGAAGAAAACGGCCCAGACGCTGCAGTCGTTTGGGACTGAGCTGGCTGAAACTGAACTCCCCAATGACATCCAGGCCACAACCAGCCTGCTGGGTACACACACCGACAAAAAGGACAAGATGAAG GAGGACCTTCTGGTGGCTCTTGGCCAGGGCCACAGGCTGTTGGAAAGCATCAATGAACCAGTTGTGCGAGATCCCGACCACAACATGAACCAGGACGAACTGGAGAACCTGGCCACGGTGCAGAG ACTTCTGTCTCAGTTGGACGAGACAGAACGGGCATTTGATGAATTCTGGGTGAGACACCAAACCAAACTAGAACAATGTCTCCAGCTCCGCCACTTTGAGCACGACTACAGAGAG GTCCGGTCTCAGCTGGACCAGGTCTCTGAGAAACTGGCCACCTTCACCGAGGTGGGAATCAGCCCAGCCCATGCCGACCACATCTTCCGTGAACTGACCAGCTATGAGGAGAAAGTCTGT GAGGTGCTGGATAGGGCTTTGGCTCTGGCTGGCGAGGGCGACGAGTTGATCCAGAACTCTCACTATGCTGAGGATTCGATTCAGCCCAAATGCAGCGAGCTCAGAGCAGTCAGCGAGGATCTGAGCAGCACTCTGAGGGCCAAGAAAGACAACCTTCTTAAAGCCATGGAGCTTCACCATTATCTGGAGAGG GCAGCCAAGTGGTGTGATGATGGCATATACCTGCTGGCATCGCAGCCAGTGGACAAGTGTCAATCACACGAGGGGGCGGAGTCTGCTCTGAAGGAAGTGGAGCGCTACCTTGAATCGGCAGGTCAGAACCGGCTGACGGACCTCAACATCATCTGGAGGGAATATGAGGCCATCCTCAACCAGGAGTTCAGG GACCAAGTGGAGAAGGTGTTTCAGAAACAGGCATCCATGCAGGAGATGTTTGATAAGAGGAGGATCAGCCTGAAGAAGCTAGCAGCCAAACAGACCAGGCCGGTCCAGTCAGTCGCCCCGAGGCCTGAAGCCTTTATCAAGTCGCCCCTCACCTCGCCCG CCCACAGAGCCCAGCAGGGGAAAAACTCCTCGGATGTGGACTCTGAAAATGATGTCAGCTGCAAGAAA GGAGACGGCCATTTGCAGAATGGAGGAAACAGCAGCagacctgtctctctgtccgagGAGGAGGAGAACCTGGCTGTACTCAGGAG ACATGTTATGAATGAGCTGCTGGAAACGGAGCGAGCGTATGTGGAGGAGCTGCTCTGTGTACTGCAG GGTTACGCCTCCGAGATGGACAACCCAGCCATGGTTCACCTCATCCCACTTCCCTTACAAAACAAGAAGGAGGTCCTGTTTGGCAACATGCCAGAGATCTATCACTTCCACAAGAG GACCTTTCTGAGGGAACTGGAGCAGTACACAGACTGCCCTGAGTTGGTTGGAAGGTGTTTTCTAGAGAGG ATGACCGATCTACAGATCTATGAGAAATACTGCCACAACAAACCGCGCTCAGAAAGTCTCTGGAGGCAATGCTCTGACTGTGCCTTCTTCCAG GAGTGTCAGAAAAAGCTGGAACATAAACTGGGCTTGGATTCTTATCTGCTGAAGCCTGTTCAAAGAATTACAAAGTACCAGCTGCTGCTAAAG GAACTTCTGAAGTACAGTAAGGGCTGTGATGGGACTGATGACCTGCAGGAGGCGCTGTCCTCCATATTGGGCATCCTCAAGGCCGTCAACGACTCAATGCACCTCATTGCCATCACAGGATACGAG GGTAACCTGAGTGAGCTGGGCAGGTTGCTGATGCAGGGGTCATTCAGCGTGTGGACAGAACATAAGAAAGGTCACGCCAAGGTCAAGGACCTGGCCCGCTTCAAACCCATGCAGAGGCATCTGTTCCTGCACGAGAAGGCCTTGCTGTTCTGCAAGAGGAGGGAGGAGAACGGAGAGGGCTACGAGAAGGCCCCATCTTACAGCTTCAAACAGTCTCTAAGC ATGAGCGCTGTCGGTATAACCGAGAATGCGAAAGGCGATAATAAGAAGTTTGAAATTTGGTGCAACTCTCGAGAGGAGGTGTACATTGTTCAG GCGCCAACGACTGAAGTGAAAACCACTTGGGTCAATGAGATAAGGAAGGTTCTGACAACCCAGTTGGAGGCATACAGAG AAGCCAGCCAGCAGAGGGCGACAGAACAGGTGTTCCAGTTCCCTCCTATGTCAGGATCTGTCAGCCTCAG TCCATTCAAGAGTGGCCAGAGGAGCTTGaaaaggggagaggagaagaaggctgagccctgcagccctgatgccaactcctcttcctctccaAAGCCCACAGGAAAAG ACGAGACGGTGACCAGCCCCACCTCAGACAGAGCTGCTGTGGCTAAAAAACGCTTTACTTTGCAGGGCCTCAGTAGCCTGAAAACCCAGAAAG AGCCCTCATGTACTGATGATAAAAGCTTAACATTACCCGTGACCTTCCTACCTTCAGCAG GCTCTCCCACAAGCCCCGATCACAAGACCAAACGCCACGAGATAAAGAGCGATCCAACACCATTTGGCTTTAAAG ACACAGGTTCTCCTCCACCTCACCTGGGCACAGTCAGGTGGTTCAGCACCTCTAGTCTCTTACAGGCCAAGAGAAGAG GCTGGACCAAGGCCACCTTGTCTCTGGACGCCTCGGAGGAGAACGATGGTTACTCCAGTGCTGAGGACCCTCTCAACTCTGATCCAGAGGATGAGGGCAGAAAGAAGCtc TGTGCTGGGAAATACACGGTGGTGTCCGACTATGAGAGGGGCGGTGCCCAAGAGCTGTCGGTCAAGAGTGGAGACACGGTGCAGCTGGGCAAGGAAGGAGATGATGGACAATG GTTTGTGCGCAACCTGAGGACCGGTAAGGAGGGCTGGGTGGCTGCTGCCAATCTTCTCACCATGATTCGAGAGTCCAAGTCCTGTCAGTCTCTCACCAGCTCAG AGGGCAGTGGCTCCGGTAATCTCAGCACCTCCTCGAGTTGCAGTGAGACCTACACAAGCTTCTCCGACATCAAACCCTGA